One Phoenix dactylifera cultivar Barhee BC4 chromosome 8, palm_55x_up_171113_PBpolish2nd_filt_p, whole genome shotgun sequence genomic window carries:
- the LOC103711006 gene encoding uncharacterized protein LOC103711006 — protein sequence MGSKGAASSPSSAVCCMCGDHGLRQELFRCKVCLVRSQHKYCSNLYPKAESYRACNWCLREEGGKPLSKEATTDHNSSISSASTNADNSSAGGGSGGKIHRGAFSPQLNKPIKKQRSLDRPAPDATDRMRSEEISPSSGRGRQVFRGKVRRYKLLEEVSS from the exons ATGGGGAGCAAAGGAGCTGCGTCATCGCCATCGTCGGCCGTCTGTTGCATGTGCGGCGATCACGGGCTGCGGCAAGAGCTCTTTCGATGCAAGGTCTGCCTTGTTAGGTCTCAGCACAA ATACTGTAGTAATCTCTATCCGAAAGCCGAATCCTACCGAGCATGCAACTGGTGTCtgagggaggaaggagggaaGCCTCTCTCAAAGGAAGCCACCACGGATCATAACAGCTCAATCTCTTCAGCTTCTACTAATGCTGACAATAGCAGTGCCGGTGGTGGCTCGGGAGGAAAGATCCATCGAGGGGCTTTCTCACCACAGCTTAACAAGCCTATCAAGAAACAAAGATCGCTGGATCGACCGGCGCCGGATGCAACTGACCGGATGCGCTCGGAAGAGATCTCACCAAGCTCGGGAAGGGGAAGGCAGGTCTTCAGAGGAAAAGTCCGGAGGTATAAGCTCTTGGAAGAGGTCTCTAGTTAA